In one window of Bizionia sp. M204 DNA:
- the secA gene encoding preprotein translocase subunit SecA — MSFLDSVLKVFVGDKSKQDVKAIMPIVEKIKTYEAALEQLSHDDLRAKTAYFKEKIAEARKPLNSEIEDLLKKANETEDIDQREDIYLEIDKIKDTIYTVTEDVLNDILPEAFAVVKETAKRFVHNTTIPVTANTFDREISGEKDYITLEDDQAVWANSWDAAGKPITWDMIHYDVQLIGGIAMHQGKIAEMHTGEGKTLVATLPVYLNALAGRGVHLVTVNDYLAKRDSAWMAPIFEFHGMRVDCIDYHQPNSAARKKAYLADITYGTNNEFGFDYLRDNMAHAPDDLVQRPHHYAIVDEVDSVLIDDARTPLIISGPIPQGDRHEFTELKPKVDSIVSVQRKYLVGVLAEAKKLIAEGDTKEGGFQLLRAYRGIPKNKALIKFLSEEGIKQLLQKTENYYMQDNNREMPKIDAELYYVIEEKNNQIELTDKGIEFLSGEDDPNFFVMPEIGIEISKIENQNLSSEEEANLKEDLFRDYGIKSERIHTLNQLLKAYALFEKDNQYVVMDNKVMIVDEQTGRIMDGRRYSDGLHQAIEAKENVKIEDATQTFATVTLQNYFRMYRKLSGMTGTAVTEAGEFWEIYKLDVVEIPTNRPIARDDREDLVYKTKREKYNAVIDEVTKLSQAGRPVLIGTTNVEISELLGKMLSIRKVPHNVLNAKLHKKEADIVAEAGQPGQVTIATNMAGRGTDIKLSDAVKKAGGLAIVGTERHDSRRVDRQLRGRAGRQGDPGSSQFYVSLEDNLMRLFGSERIAKMMDRMGLEEGEVIQHSMISKSIERAQKKVEENNFGVRKRLLEYDDVMNSQREVVYKRRHHALHGERLRVDLANMIYDTSEGIAETNKAANDYKNLEFEMIRYFSMSSPVTEAEFGKLSVQDLAGKIYKAAFEHYRSKMERNAELAFPVIKNVYETQRDKFKRIVVPFTDGVKSIQVVTDLEKAYETNGKQLINDFEKNITLAIVDDSWKTHLRKMDELKQSVQLAVHEQKDPLLIYKFEAFELFKGMIDKVNKDVISFLFKGELPQETTDAIQEARQSTKKENLQTQKEEIQNLDERSAQNRSAGNTQRQPEVVETIVRDSPKIGRNDKVTIKHVMSGENKTVKFKQAEPLIAKGDWVLVND, encoded by the coding sequence ATGAGTTTTTTAGATTCAGTCCTTAAGGTATTTGTTGGCGATAAGTCGAAACAAGACGTTAAAGCCATCATGCCTATAGTTGAAAAAATTAAAACATACGAAGCGGCTCTAGAGCAATTATCTCACGATGATTTACGGGCTAAAACAGCTTACTTTAAAGAAAAAATAGCCGAAGCTAGAAAGCCGCTGAATTCAGAAATTGAAGACCTTCTTAAAAAAGCAAACGAAACAGAGGATATTGATCAACGGGAAGATATCTATTTAGAAATTGACAAAATTAAAGACACCATTTATACGGTTACGGAAGATGTATTAAACGACATCCTTCCAGAAGCCTTTGCTGTAGTTAAAGAAACAGCAAAACGTTTTGTTCATAATACAACCATTCCGGTTACTGCCAATACCTTCGATCGTGAAATTTCCGGTGAAAAGGATTATATAACACTAGAAGATGATCAAGCCGTTTGGGCAAATTCTTGGGATGCTGCCGGGAAACCAATTACTTGGGACATGATTCATTATGATGTCCAATTAATAGGTGGTATTGCTATGCACCAAGGTAAAATTGCCGAAATGCATACAGGTGAAGGTAAAACATTAGTAGCTACACTGCCGGTGTATTTAAATGCACTTGCTGGCAGAGGTGTGCATTTAGTAACAGTAAATGATTACCTAGCCAAACGTGATAGCGCGTGGATGGCACCAATATTTGAATTCCACGGCATGCGTGTGGACTGTATTGATTACCACCAACCCAATTCTGCGGCTCGTAAAAAAGCCTATTTAGCAGATATTACCTACGGAACAAATAACGAATTTGGTTTCGATTATTTACGGGATAATATGGCGCACGCACCAGACGATTTAGTGCAACGCCCACACCACTACGCCATTGTAGATGAGGTGGATTCGGTTTTAATTGATGATGCTAGAACACCATTAATTATTTCAGGACCTATTCCACAAGGTGATCGTCATGAATTTACAGAATTAAAACCAAAAGTAGATAGTATCGTTTCGGTACAACGTAAGTACCTGGTTGGTGTTTTAGCAGAAGCTAAAAAATTAATTGCAGAAGGTGATACCAAAGAAGGTGGTTTTCAATTGTTACGTGCCTACAGAGGTATTCCTAAAAACAAAGCATTAATTAAGTTTTTAAGTGAAGAAGGGATTAAGCAATTACTTCAAAAAACAGAAAACTATTACATGCAAGACAATAACCGCGAAATGCCAAAAATTGACGCGGAATTGTACTACGTTATTGAAGAAAAAAACAATCAAATTGAATTAACCGATAAAGGAATTGAATTCCTATCGGGGGAAGATGACCCGAATTTCTTCGTCATGCCGGAAATAGGTATTGAAATTTCTAAAATTGAAAATCAAAACTTATCATCGGAAGAGGAAGCCAATTTAAAAGAAGATTTATTTAGAGATTACGGCATTAAGTCAGAACGTATTCACACCTTAAACCAATTACTAAAAGCATATGCCTTGTTTGAAAAAGACAACCAATATGTGGTAATGGACAATAAGGTGATGATTGTAGATGAGCAAACGGGTCGTATCATGGATGGGCGTCGTTATTCTGACGGTTTACACCAAGCCATTGAAGCTAAAGAAAATGTAAAAATTGAAGATGCTACCCAAACATTTGCAACAGTAACCCTTCAAAATTATTTCAGAATGTATCGTAAACTGTCCGGTATGACGGGTACCGCTGTTACCGAAGCAGGTGAATTCTGGGAAATATATAAATTAGATGTGGTTGAAATTCCAACCAACAGACCAATTGCGCGTGATGACCGTGAGGATTTAGTGTATAAAACCAAACGTGAAAAATACAACGCGGTTATTGATGAAGTTACCAAGCTCTCGCAAGCGGGCCGTCCAGTGCTTATTGGTACAACCAATGTAGAAATTAGTGAGTTGTTAGGTAAAATGCTTTCTATTAGAAAAGTACCTCACAATGTATTAAACGCGAAACTTCATAAAAAAGAAGCCGATATTGTTGCCGAAGCTGGCCAACCAGGTCAAGTTACAATTGCAACCAACATGGCTGGTCGTGGTACGGATATTAAATTGTCTGATGCGGTTAAAAAAGCAGGTGGTTTAGCCATTGTAGGTACGGAACGTCATGATTCACGTCGTGTGGACCGCCAGTTACGTGGTCGTGCAGGTCGTCAAGGAGATCCAGGAAGCTCGCAATTTTATGTGTCATTAGAAGATAACTTAATGCGTCTTTTTGGTAGTGAACGTATTGCCAAAATGATGGATAGAATGGGATTGGAAGAAGGCGAAGTGATTCAGCATTCTATGATTTCAAAATCTATTGAGCGTGCACAGAAAAAAGTAGAGGAAAATAACTTTGGTGTTCGTAAGCGTTTATTAGAATATGATGATGTGATGAATTCCCAGCGTGAAGTGGTTTACAAACGTCGTCACCACGCCTTACATGGTGAGCGTTTACGTGTGGATTTAGCTAACATGATTTATGATACCTCTGAAGGTATTGCAGAAACGAATAAAGCCGCTAACGATTATAAGAACTTGGAGTTTGAAATGATTCGGTACTTCTCTATGAGTTCCCCTGTTACGGAAGCCGAATTTGGCAAATTAAGCGTCCAAGATTTAGCGGGTAAAATTTACAAAGCAGCTTTTGAACATTACCGTTCTAAAATGGAACGCAATGCTGAATTAGCATTCCCGGTTATTAAAAATGTATACGAAACACAACGCGATAAATTTAAGCGTATTGTAGTACCATTTACCGATGGCGTAAAAAGCATTCAGGTGGTAACAGACCTTGAAAAAGCCTATGAAACCAATGGTAAACAATTAATCAATGACTTTGAGAAAAACATCACATTAGCCATCGTTGACGATTCGTGGAAAACGCATTTACGCAAAATGGATGAGTTGAAACAATCCGTTCAATTAGCGGTACATGAGCAGAAAGATCCGTTGCTAATTTACAAGTTTGAAGCATTTGAGTTATTCAAAGGCATGATTGACAAAGTAAATAAAGATGTTATTTCATTTTTATTTAAAGGTGAATTACCACAAGAAACTACCGATGCTATCCAAGAAGCACGTCAATCTACTAAAAAAGAAAATCTTCAAACTCAAAAAGAAGAAATTCAAAATTTAGATGAACGTTCTGCTCAAAATAGATCGGCAGGAAACACACAACGTCAACCGGAAGTGGTAGAAACAATTGTTCGCGATAGTCCAAAAATTGGACGTAATGACAAGGTCACTATCAAACACGTAATGAGTGGTGAAAATAAAACAGTAAAATTCAAACAAGCTGAACCACTTATTGCCAAAGGCGATTGGGTATTAGTGAATGATTAA
- a CDS encoding malectin domain-containing carbohydrate-binding protein, translating to MMSLIYLNKTVRFVALAIVVSITFCCFNGYSQTISFGSTGLINEGVLNPTSLDFGPDNRLYVSQQNGLIWAYTIERDNASAGNGQYTVIASEEIAKIRTGIPNHNDLGVFNPSQQRLVTGILASGTAQNPILYVTSSDYLLGGGSGGNDSNLDTNSSMISKLEKINGVWEKTDLVRGLPRCEENHAINGLDMFEKDGETFLLVAQGGQTNKGAPSNNFAGTPEFFLSASILIVNLTQLEGMTVYTDPRTNTEYVYDLPTLNDPTRIDIDNTHPDFPYPAGHPMHDAFIDLGDPFGGNNSLNQAFPEVGGPVQIFSPGYRNAYDILVTENNRIYTSDNGPNALWGGVPRIYDIATDTYLGDESTITYDPNIHYITNEMNESGSEFSKDPLHFIGTINDPNGTYYGGHPNPIRAFPSRANVIAYEKISGSWVATNTYLVGDLLVGAEGYFNSSFSIANFPDYPEQGEYLMDEPVSSPKNNILDFKAASTNGIVEYTASNFGGAMQGNILTASFNGDINRYILNAAGDMVLEQEVPFNGFGSIPLDVIALGDNSIFPGTVWAVTYGANSITVFEPSDLICLQPGDVGYDPLADNDGDGYTNQDEIDNGTNICSQSSKPKDNDNDSISDLNDPDDDNDGILDVNDAFALDANNGTTTNLPVDYPFWNNDPGTGLFGLGFTGLMLDPSGTTDYLDQFNEQEMSFGGAAGKATVDAVTGGDALEGLNNQDYGFQFGINVDSNSNPFTVHAKVESPYFGSNGSQNDPVDFQSYGMQIGTGDQDNYLKFVFMNGTLNNDALHGLQLLIESNGVVTLNTTYDIPDIINSGSVDLYISVDPATGLAQPFYSTNNGETLSLLGPTILLPSDFLDPLDAKGMAVGIISTSRSATTPNPFTATWDFIEAYENQNGVVSINPTNLDFGLTPVNNSQRSKYIVLNNEGGPTDDVISVTALNFVGTNAASFSSDIALPFNINPGSSVKIPIDFISDNIVGVKTANMEVIHSGVNTAVSMTLTGELTDIYTPLVRINAGGPLVLATDGGPDWEDNTTSTGDSYTVSSGSPYSSTEVFYENRDASIPSYIDASTYYDVMHIQRSISDPAYPMIFSIAVPNGDYIVNLYFANLYNGTSNPGERVFSVNIEDERLLDDFDISAEFGHRQAGLVQNNITVTDGVLEIRFFENIENPLINGIEILGIAYPELELQPIADRTSCELEISDFQAEGSGGNPLDNLTYAISGHPAGTDIEPTNGLIFGVIDETAVSGGPNNDGVYNVTVTLSKPGSLDVEQNFTWTILDDTEPPIIICPDNIIEILASGITEATVLIAEPTATDNCASTITYTGVRSDALLLTDPYPLGDTVISWTATDASNNVSLSCDQTISILEPILISAKAYLQGAALTPNFGEETLMRDDLRVANLIPTTSPYADGLVCDPSVFLITGNNAIVDWMWIEIRDANTNTLIVDAKSGLLQRDGDIVDVDGISPINFQQISADYFISVNHRNHLGIMSATTITLSNVTSVVNFTDGSITTFGLEAQTSFGMPTGILGMYGGDINGNNQTRYLGPNNDSASLKTIVSNAAGNATNSNYFPYTAYNTGDINLDGIVRYSGPGNDKGLLKNIITNHINNPASNYYPILEQMPN from the coding sequence ATGATGTCTCTTATTTATTTAAACAAAACAGTTCGATTTGTTGCACTAGCAATCGTAGTGAGCATAACGTTTTGCTGTTTTAATGGCTATTCTCAAACTATCAGTTTCGGCTCCACGGGCTTAATCAATGAAGGTGTTTTAAACCCAACCTCATTAGATTTTGGCCCGGATAATCGCTTATATGTCTCCCAACAAAACGGACTTATCTGGGCTTATACCATAGAGCGCGATAATGCCAGCGCAGGAAATGGACAATACACTGTAATTGCTAGCGAAGAAATTGCTAAAATCCGTACAGGCATCCCAAACCATAACGATTTAGGTGTTTTTAATCCAAGTCAACAACGTTTAGTCACTGGTATTCTTGCTTCGGGGACAGCTCAAAATCCAATCTTATATGTAACCTCATCAGATTATTTATTAGGTGGTGGTTCAGGTGGAAATGATAGCAATTTAGATACCAATTCTAGTATGATTTCCAAGCTTGAGAAAATTAATGGTGTTTGGGAAAAAACCGATTTGGTAAGAGGTTTACCGCGCTGTGAAGAAAATCATGCTATAAATGGTTTAGACATGTTTGAAAAAGATGGCGAGACCTTCTTATTAGTGGCTCAAGGTGGTCAGACCAATAAAGGTGCACCTAGTAATAATTTTGCAGGAACCCCAGAGTTTTTCTTATCAGCTTCTATCCTTATCGTAAATCTAACACAATTGGAAGGCATGACGGTTTATACAGACCCAAGAACCAATACCGAATACGTGTATGATTTACCAACCTTAAACGATCCCACCCGAATAGATATAGACAACACGCATCCGGATTTCCCCTATCCCGCTGGACACCCCATGCATGATGCTTTTATTGATTTAGGTGATCCATTTGGAGGCAACAACAGTTTAAATCAGGCCTTCCCAGAAGTGGGAGGTCCGGTTCAAATATTCTCACCTGGCTATAGAAATGCATACGATATTCTAGTTACAGAAAATAATAGAATTTACACCTCAGACAATGGGCCTAATGCCCTTTGGGGAGGCGTTCCAAGAATTTATGACATAGCTACAGATACCTATTTAGGTGATGAAAGTACCATTACCTATGACCCAAACATTCATTATATAACAAACGAAATGAATGAGAGTGGTAGTGAGTTTTCAAAAGACCCCCTACATTTTATTGGAACTATTAATGATCCGAATGGCACATATTACGGGGGGCACCCAAATCCTATTCGCGCATTTCCATCCCGTGCGAATGTAATTGCCTATGAAAAAATAAGTGGCTCATGGGTAGCAACCAACACCTATTTGGTAGGCGATTTATTAGTGGGTGCAGAAGGCTATTTTAACTCGTCCTTTTCAATTGCAAATTTCCCAGATTACCCCGAACAGGGCGAATACCTCATGGATGAACCCGTAAGCAGCCCTAAAAATAATATTTTAGATTTTAAAGCGGCTTCCACCAATGGAATTGTAGAATATACAGCTTCTAATTTTGGCGGTGCCATGCAAGGAAATATTTTAACAGCCTCCTTTAATGGCGATATTAATCGGTATATATTAAACGCGGCTGGCGATATGGTTTTAGAACAAGAAGTGCCTTTTAATGGTTTTGGAAGTATTCCTTTAGATGTTATTGCTTTAGGTGATAATTCCATTTTCCCTGGTACGGTTTGGGCCGTAACCTATGGTGCTAACAGCATAACCGTTTTTGAACCTTCTGATTTAATTTGCCTGCAACCTGGCGATGTAGGTTATGATCCCTTAGCGGATAATGATGGTGATGGTTATACCAATCAAGATGAAATAGATAATGGCACTAATATTTGTTCGCAAAGTAGTAAGCCGAAAGATAATGACAACGATAGTATTTCCGACTTAAATGATCCAGATGATGATAATGATGGCATTCTAGATGTCAATGATGCCTTTGCTTTAGATGCCAATAATGGAACCACCACAAACCTACCTGTAGATTATCCCTTTTGGAATAACGATCCAGGAACAGGTTTATTTGGCTTGGGTTTTACAGGTCTTATGTTAGACCCTTCTGGCACGACAGACTATCTCGATCAATTTAATGAACAAGAAATGTCCTTTGGTGGTGCTGCCGGAAAAGCAACTGTTGATGCCGTTACTGGAGGGGATGCTTTGGAAGGTTTAAACAATCAAGATTACGGCTTTCAGTTTGGAATAAATGTGGATAGTAATTCCAACCCCTTTACGGTTCACGCCAAAGTAGAATCGCCTTATTTTGGTTCCAATGGGAGCCAGAATGACCCTGTTGACTTTCAATCCTACGGTATGCAAATAGGTACAGGTGATCAAGATAACTATCTGAAATTTGTGTTTATGAATGGAACGCTAAATAATGATGCGCTTCATGGGTTACAACTCCTGATAGAATCCAATGGGGTAGTTACATTAAATACGACTTATGATATACCTGATATTATAAATTCAGGATCAGTAGATTTATATATTTCTGTAGATCCTGCCACGGGATTAGCACAGCCCTTCTACTCCACTAATAATGGGGAAACTTTAAGTTTACTGGGACCAACCATTTTGTTACCAAGTGATTTTTTAGACCCGTTAGATGCTAAAGGAATGGCGGTTGGTATTATTTCTACCTCCCGATCGGCTACAACCCCAAACCCATTTACAGCAACTTGGGATTTTATTGAAGCTTACGAAAACCAAAATGGGGTCGTGTCTATAAACCCAACGAATTTAGATTTTGGATTAACACCGGTTAACAACTCCCAACGCAGCAAATACATTGTTTTAAATAATGAAGGTGGACCAACCGATGATGTGATTAGCGTAACAGCTCTAAATTTTGTTGGAACCAATGCAGCTTCGTTTTCTTCAGATATAGCCCTACCTTTTAATATCAATCCTGGTTCTTCCGTAAAAATTCCAATCGATTTTATTTCCGATAATATCGTGGGGGTTAAAACCGCCAATATGGAAGTGATTCATTCCGGTGTTAACACGGCTGTTTCTATGACTTTAACAGGAGAATTAACAGATATTTACACGCCTTTAGTACGTATTAATGCTGGCGGCCCGCTGGTTTTAGCAACTGATGGCGGTCCAGATTGGGAGGACAATACGACTTCAACTGGCGATTCGTATACGGTTTCTTCTGGCTCCCCTTATTCTTCAACCGAAGTATTTTACGAAAATCGTGACGCATCCATTCCGAGTTATATAGACGCTAGTACCTATTACGATGTCATGCATATTCAACGAAGTATTAGCGATCCGGCCTATCCTATGATTTTTTCTATTGCCGTACCTAATGGGGATTATATAGTAAACCTGTATTTTGCAAACCTATACAATGGTACTTCCAATCCTGGCGAACGTGTTTTTAGTGTGAATATAGAAGATGAACGGCTTTTAGATGATTTCGATATTTCTGCGGAATTTGGTCATCGCCAAGCTGGACTTGTTCAAAATAATATAACGGTCACCGATGGCGTTTTAGAAATTCGTTTTTTCGAAAATATAGAAAACCCCCTAATTAATGGAATAGAAATTTTAGGTATTGCCTATCCGGAATTAGAATTGCAACCCATAGCAGATAGAACCAGCTGTGAACTAGAAATATCTGATTTTCAAGCCGAAGGTTCCGGCGGGAATCCATTAGACAACTTAACATATGCCATCTCCGGACATCCTGCAGGCACGGACATTGAACCTACCAACGGTTTAATTTTTGGTGTCATTGATGAAACCGCTGTATCCGGTGGACCCAACAATGATGGTGTGTATAACGTAACGGTTACCTTAAGTAAACCCGGTAGTCTAGATGTTGAGCAAAATTTTACTTGGACTATTTTAGATGATACAGAACCCCCAATCATTATATGCCCAGATAATATTATAGAAATTCTAGCTAGTGGTATAACCGAAGCTACCGTATTGATTGCAGAACCTACCGCAACTGATAATTGTGCCAGTACCATCACCTACACCGGTGTTCGGTCTGATGCACTGTTATTAACCGATCCGTATCCTTTAGGAGATACCGTTATTTCGTGGACAGCAACGGATGCGTCTAATAATGTGTCCTTAAGTTGTGACCAGACAATATCCATTTTGGAACCTATTTTAATTTCTGCAAAAGCCTATTTACAAGGTGCTGCATTAACGCCTAATTTTGGTGAAGAAACCCTCATGCGTGACGATTTGAGAGTTGCTAATCTCATTCCAACAACGAGTCCGTATGCTGATGGATTAGTATGTGATCCTTCCGTATTCTTAATAACAGGCAATAACGCTATTGTTGATTGGATGTGGATTGAAATTCGAGATGCTAATACAAACACCTTAATTGTTGATGCCAAATCTGGACTCCTACAACGTGATGGGGATATTGTAGATGTTGATGGTATTTCGCCCATAAATTTCCAACAAATATCAGCTGATTATTTTATTTCTGTAAACCATAGGAATCATTTAGGGATTATGAGTGCAACCACAATAACGCTTTCCAATGTAACCTCTGTCGTCAATTTTACCGATGGCAGCATTACTACTTTTGGACTAGAAGCTCAAACAAGTTTCGGAATGCCTACAGGTATTTTAGGCATGTATGGAGGCGATATTAATGGAAATAATCAAACGCGTTATTTAGGCCCTAATAATGATTCGGCTAGTTTAAAAACAATTGTTTCAAATGCCGCTGGCAACGCGACCAATAGCAACTATTTCCCATATACAGCATATAACACAGGTGATATTAACTTGGATGGTATTGTACGCTATTCAGGACCTGGGAATGATAAAGGTCTATTAAAAAATATTATTACAAATCACATAAATAATCCGGCATCAAATTATTATCCAATTTTAGAACAAATGCCAAATTAA
- a CDS encoding T9SS type A sorting domain-containing protein → MKKLYITAFLLVISITIHAQATYEFSLSFVGINANTGNYQMALLATPSEPVTNHSTDDMGAGFYVPTGLTIGNFVTGNSNLPASEWASMSMGPGVFGDAYFLGRDEAGQYSVILNGAGPFELVLFDVIANPNPSSGEIRFVENGDPVFDTIYIENYINIATQNLYSQNNPLANAISFQTLDLDAVNLKETINIYPNPVSEILFIKTTNSINNIEIFTLLGSQVLKTTSAEIDVTNFQSGTYILKVQTDLGQTIKKLIIN, encoded by the coding sequence ATGAAAAAACTATATATAACGGCATTCCTATTAGTAATAAGTATTACTATCCATGCACAAGCAACCTATGAGTTTAGTCTGTCATTTGTTGGAATTAATGCAAATACAGGTAATTACCAAATGGCCTTATTAGCCACACCTAGTGAACCAGTTACCAACCATAGCACCGACGATATGGGCGCAGGTTTTTATGTCCCCACAGGTTTAACCATCGGGAATTTTGTAACAGGCAACTCCAATCTTCCAGCCTCCGAATGGGCATCTATGTCCATGGGACCGGGCGTATTTGGTGATGCCTATTTTTTAGGCCGTGATGAAGCGGGTCAGTACTCCGTCATACTAAATGGTGCAGGCCCTTTTGAACTGGTATTATTTGATGTCATTGCCAATCCAAATCCATCAAGTGGTGAAATTCGTTTTGTGGAAAATGGTGACCCTGTCTTTGATACTATCTATATAGAAAATTACATCAATATTGCGACTCAAAATCTGTATTCTCAAAATAATCCTTTGGCCAACGCTATTAGCTTTCAAACACTAGATTTAGATGCCGTTAATTTGAAGGAAACTATCAACATTTACCCCAATCCTGTATCTGAAATTTTATTTATCAAAACAACAAATTCTATTAATAATATAGAAATATTTACACTATTAGGAAGTCAAGTACTTAAAACAACGAGTGCTGAAATTGATGTAACTAACTTCCAATCCGGAACCTACATCCTTAAAGTACAAACCGATTTAGGCCAAACAATAAAAAAATTGATAATTAACTAA
- a CDS encoding peptidoglycan DD-metalloendopeptidase family protein: protein MSKYVSIDLSEQNLSLHTFDVSSSQAWAVFINDYCHQKRAEVAYGGYNEKRNIYKRSTYFNQQNADTERNIHLGLDLWIAAGSAVLSPLEGVIHSFANNANYGDYGPTLILEHQINDVVFYTLYGHLSLDSLTDKKVGAAVKQGEQIATLGAAEVNGDYAPHLHFQIIRDLEGFEGDYPGVCNKKNLDHFLQNCPDPNLLLKLY from the coding sequence TTGTCCAAATATGTATCCATAGATTTATCGGAACAGAATTTATCACTACACACTTTTGATGTGTCCTCCTCTCAAGCTTGGGCTGTTTTTATAAACGATTATTGCCATCAAAAACGGGCAGAAGTTGCTTATGGCGGTTATAATGAAAAACGGAACATTTATAAACGCAGTACCTATTTCAATCAGCAAAATGCCGATACCGAACGTAATATTCATTTAGGATTAGATTTGTGGATTGCAGCAGGATCAGCTGTTTTATCGCCACTTGAAGGTGTTATTCACAGCTTTGCCAATAATGCTAACTATGGTGATTATGGTCCGACACTAATTTTGGAACATCAAATTAATGATGTTGTTTTTTACACCTTGTATGGTCATTTAAGTTTGGATTCATTAACCGACAAAAAAGTGGGAGCTGCCGTTAAACAAGGCGAACAAATAGCAACCCTTGGTGCCGCTGAAGTAAATGGTGATTATGCGCCACATTTACATTTTCAGATAATTCGTGATTTGGAAGGGTTTGAAGGAGATTATCCTGGTGTTTGCAACAAAAAAAATCTGGACCATTTTTTACAAAATTGCCCAGACCCTAATCTCCTATTAAAACTATATTAA
- a CDS encoding YggN family protein: protein MKNIKFLLLCLLFAGSINAQQRVDKISQTLQVNDDVTLDIHASYTNIIIDTWNKDIIEVEAYIESDALSKEALKKHVDAWKVQVEGSKDYITIKSNSEGDSWSDSMSLFDVQSVDALQNLEIELADMPIMPLVDGLMASLDVANMPKMPNMPKLPDLPEGMNTTNFDFERYKNEGEAYMDRWSREYSAKYGDAYARKMEAWAKKVDTEAFEKYEKDMEAWGEKFGEQFGKTFEKDMEAWGKQFGKSFGESMEKWGEQFGKEMETWGEQIGKEMEERAKLMEKEHDKHESIRQKQDAKYRAMFDSDMGKNMKVKKTLKIKIPKDARLKLNVRHGEMKFTSIIHNLQADLNHTKFLASRIDGEQTAINASYSSLLIKDWQNGNLELNFVEAATIQNVNGLVLNSNSSNIHIDKLSGNAILNGSFGDLAISEITDDFKTINITLDNSNANLKLAQADYKLQYHGKYSQFKHPKNTKGQAVSSFNSGSISNNKTIVVNAKYSHIVMD from the coding sequence ACCTTACAGGTTAATGATGATGTAACCCTCGATATACATGCGAGTTATACCAACATAATCATCGATACTTGGAATAAAGATATTATTGAAGTTGAAGCCTATATTGAAAGTGACGCGCTATCAAAAGAAGCACTAAAAAAACATGTGGATGCTTGGAAGGTCCAGGTGGAAGGTTCCAAAGATTATATCACAATAAAATCTAATTCGGAAGGTGATAGTTGGTCCGATAGTATGAGTCTTTTTGATGTTCAATCAGTAGATGCTTTACAGAATTTGGAAATTGAATTAGCAGACATGCCTATTATGCCATTGGTTGATGGTTTAATGGCATCCCTTGACGTGGCCAATATGCCTAAAATGCCTAATATGCCGAAACTACCGGATTTGCCAGAAGGCATGAATACTACCAATTTTGATTTTGAGCGCTATAAAAATGAAGGCGAAGCATATATGGATAGGTGGAGTCGTGAATACAGTGCCAAATATGGCGATGCGTATGCTAGAAAAATGGAGGCTTGGGCAAAAAAAGTGGACACAGAGGCTTTTGAAAAATATGAAAAGGACATGGAAGCTTGGGGTGAAAAATTCGGTGAGCAATTTGGAAAAACCTTTGAAAAAGATATGGAAGCTTGGGGCAAACAATTTGGAAAATCCTTTGGTGAAAGCATGGAAAAATGGGGCGAACAGTTTGGCAAAGAAATGGAAACTTGGGGTGAACAAATTGGAAAAGAAATGGAAGAACGTGCAAAGCTCATGGAAAAAGAACATGATAAGCATGAATCTATACGACAAAAGCAAGATGCTAAATATCGAGCCATGTTTGATTCAGACATGGGGAAAAATATGAAAGTTAAAAAAACACTTAAAATAAAAATTCCCAAAGACGCCAGATTAAAACTGAATGTCAGACATGGTGAAATGAAATTCACTTCTATTATTCATAATCTCCAGGCGGATTTAAATCACACTAAATTTTTAGCATCACGCATTGATGGCGAACAAACCGCCATCAATGCATCTTATTCATCCCTTTTAATAAAGGATTGGCAGAACGGTAATTTAGAATTGAACTTTGTGGAAGCGGCAACCATACAAAATGTAAATGGGCTTGTATTAAATTCTAATTCGTCCAATATCCATATTGATAAACTGTCTGGTAATGCTATTCTTAATGGTAGCTTTGGAGACCTAGCCATTAGTGAAATAACGGATGACTTTAAGACTATTAATATTACATTAGATAATAGCAATGCAAATTTAAAACTGGCTCAAGCCGATTATAAATTACAGTATCACGGTAAGTATTCGCAATTCAAGCATCCTAAAAACACGAAGGGGCAAGCTGTTTCTTCTTTTAATTCTGGTAGTATTTCCAACAACAAAACGATTGTTGTTAATGCAAAATATAGTCATATAGTTATGGATTAG